The Sphingobium sp. JS3065 genome includes a region encoding these proteins:
- a CDS encoding argininosuccinate synthase: protein MSDKINRIVLAFSGGLDTSVILKWLQQTYQCEVVTFTADLGQGEELEPARAKARLMGVKEEHIFIDDLREEFVKDYVFPMMRSNALYEGLYLLGTSIARPLIAKRQIEIARQVGADAVSHGATGKGNDQVRFELGYYGLAPDIKVIAPWREWDLTSRTKLIEFAEKHQIPIPRDKRGESPFSTDANMLHTSSEGKVLENPWEETPDYVYSRTVNPEDAPDAPEYITVDFERGDGVAINGVGMSPATLLETLNEYGRKHGIGRLDLVENRFVGMKSRGMYETPGGTIYHLAHRGIEQLTLDRGAAHLKDELAPRYAELIYNGFWFSPEREMLQAAIDHSQEKVTGTVRLKLYKGGVYVVGRKSPYSLYSEKVVTFEDDAGAYDQRDAAGFIKLNALRLRLLGRRDR, encoded by the coding sequence ATGTCCGACAAGATCAACCGCATCGTCCTTGCCTTCTCGGGAGGGCTGGATACCAGCGTGATCCTGAAATGGCTGCAACAGACTTATCAGTGCGAGGTCGTGACCTTCACCGCCGATCTCGGCCAGGGCGAGGAACTGGAACCCGCGCGCGCCAAGGCCCGGCTGATGGGCGTCAAGGAAGAGCATATCTTCATCGACGACCTGCGCGAGGAATTCGTGAAGGACTATGTCTTCCCGATGATGCGCTCCAACGCGCTTTATGAGGGGCTTTATCTGCTCGGCACCTCGATCGCCCGTCCGCTGATCGCCAAGCGCCAGATAGAGATCGCCAGACAGGTCGGGGCCGACGCCGTGTCGCATGGCGCCACCGGCAAGGGCAACGACCAGGTCCGCTTCGAACTGGGCTATTACGGCCTCGCCCCGGACATCAAGGTGATCGCCCCCTGGCGCGAATGGGATCTGACCAGCCGCACGAAGCTGATCGAATTCGCTGAAAAGCACCAGATTCCAATTCCCCGCGACAAGCGCGGCGAAAGCCCCTTCTCGACCGACGCGAACATGCTGCACACCAGTTCCGAGGGTAAGGTGCTGGAAAATCCGTGGGAAGAAACCCCGGATTATGTCTATTCGCGCACGGTGAACCCGGAGGACGCGCCCGACGCGCCCGAATATATCACCGTCGATTTCGAGCGTGGCGACGGCGTGGCGATCAACGGCGTCGGCATGTCGCCTGCGACCCTGCTCGAAACCCTCAACGAATATGGCCGCAAGCATGGTATCGGCCGCCTCGATCTGGTGGAGAACCGCTTCGTCGGCATGAAGTCGCGCGGCATGTACGAAACGCCGGGCGGCACCATCTATCATCTCGCCCATCGCGGCATCGAGCAACTGACGCTCGACCGGGGCGCCGCGCATCTCAAGGACGAACTGGCGCCGCGTTATGCCGAACTCATCTATAACGGCTTCTGGTTCTCGCCGGAGCGCGAGATGCTCCAGGCCGCGATCGACCATAGCCAGGAAAAGGTGACCGGCACCGTCCGCCTGAAGCTGTACAAGGGCGGCGTCTATGTCGTCGGCCGCAAGTCGCCATACTCGCTCTATAGCGAGAAGGTCGTGACTTTCGAGGACGATGCGGGCGCCTACGACCAGCGTGACGCGGCTGGCTTCATCAAGCTCAACGCGCTTCGCTTGCGCCTGCTGGGGCGGCGCGACCGCTGA
- a CDS encoding EF-hand domain-containing protein, which translates to MIRKFMTTVALGSLFVGGLAASHLAFAQDGRSDRAGPRGGGMLMRADANKDGAVTKAELTAALEARFVRLDANKDGKIDQADRDIIRQQRLDERFAALDTDRNGLISKAEFAAGHQGRDGMHDRMGKSGGMDGRGWGHGMRGGPGGEMKKDGAVTKAEFLAHPLARFDKADANHDGKVTADEMKAARQAFRDGWKDRKAPPPPTN; encoded by the coding sequence ATGATCCGCAAATTCATGACCACAGTGGCGCTGGGTTCGCTGTTCGTCGGCGGGCTGGCTGCCTCGCACCTTGCTTTCGCTCAGGATGGCCGATCTGATCGCGCCGGGCCGCGAGGCGGCGGCATGCTGATGAGGGCCGACGCCAACAAGGACGGCGCCGTCACGAAGGCGGAACTGACCGCCGCACTCGAAGCTCGCTTCGTCAGGCTGGACGCCAACAAGGATGGCAAGATCGACCAGGCGGATCGCGACATCATCCGCCAGCAGCGACTCGATGAACGCTTCGCCGCACTGGATACCGACAGGAACGGCCTGATCAGCAAGGCGGAATTCGCCGCCGGGCATCAGGGCCGGGACGGCATGCACGACCGCATGGGCAAGTCCGGCGGGATGGACGGCCGGGGCTGGGGTCATGGGATGCGTGGCGGTCCGGGCGGTGAGATGAAGAAAGACGGCGCCGTCACCAAGGCCGAGTTCCTGGCCCACCCGCTCGCCCGGTTCGACAAGGCCGACGCCAATCATGACGGCAAGGTGACCGCCGATGAGATGAAGGCGGCGCGGCAGGCCTTCCGCGACGGTTGGAAGGATCGCAAGGCGCCCCCGCCGCCCACCAACTGA
- a CDS encoding response regulator produces the protein MSERPHLLLVDDERSIREPLAQYLVRNGFRVTAVENAAEARIRLNANAIDLVILDIMMPGEDGLSLCRHIRETSEIPVILLTAKSEETDRIVGLEMGADDYVLKPFSPRELVARIKVIFRRVATGGQRVTAPDGATYAFAGWLLKTQERTLVDSEGVALPLSTAEYNLMMAFATRPNQVLSRDQLLDITQGREANAFDRAIDNQISRLRKKIEPDPKNPTLIKTVWGGGYTLSADVRKL, from the coding sequence ATGAGCGAACGACCCCATCTGCTGCTCGTCGACGACGAGCGTTCGATCCGCGAGCCGCTGGCGCAATATCTCGTCCGCAACGGCTTTCGCGTCACGGCTGTCGAAAATGCGGCGGAGGCGCGGATACGCCTTAACGCCAACGCCATCGATCTGGTGATACTGGACATCATGATGCCGGGCGAGGACGGACTGTCGCTCTGCCGCCATATCCGCGAAACCAGCGAGATTCCGGTCATCCTGCTGACGGCGAAATCGGAAGAGACCGACCGCATCGTCGGGCTGGAAATGGGCGCGGACGATTATGTGCTGAAACCCTTTTCCCCGCGCGAACTGGTCGCCCGCATCAAGGTGATCTTCCGCCGGGTCGCGACCGGCGGCCAGCGCGTGACCGCGCCCGACGGCGCCACCTATGCCTTTGCGGGCTGGCTTCTGAAGACCCAGGAACGCACGCTGGTCGACAGCGAGGGGGTGGCGCTGCCGCTCTCCACGGCGGAATATAATCTGATGATGGCCTTTGCCACGCGGCCCAATCAGGTGCTGAGCCGCGACCAGTTGCTGGACATCACCCAGGGACGGGAGGCCAACGCCTTCGACCGGGCGATCGACAACCAGATCAGCCGCCTGCGCAAGAAGATAGAACCGGACCCCAAAAATCCGACCCTGATCAAGACCGTCTGGGGCGGCGGCTATACCCTGTCCGCGGACGTGCGAAAGCTGTGA